In Solanum lycopersicum chromosome 5, SLM_r2.1, the following are encoded in one genomic region:
- the LOC101254492 gene encoding uncharacterized protein isoform X1 — translation MDPDLPLSSSSTRKVKFAPKGPPRRKKQNPAQPKNEADGNEDRDDNEAAEAVLRKVNERLTRQKPKTEKKAAVEVAFAHGVASPTSTKTSGKSRELTVNQDSTLKDNESCDNMDIDSLPTLPSSTGPDLAEMSVNNSDSLLKRKKEYKEPWDYHHSNYPVTLPLRRPYAGDPEILNEAEFGEAAKNAEYDENNINPASELGLLEKKDDVQLLFLQLPANLPLSKLQASTGGRDTAVSLTLPGDKSDIAATLSSPMLKGKEVAGSAPRFLASAKGKEISDSSTISRRHNNTTNKVCSLQELPAGSMGKMLVYKSGAIKLKLGDILYDVSPGVECSFSQDVVAINTAEKQCCQLGELGKRAVVTPDVDFLLNNLM, via the exons ATGGATCCAGATTTACCTCTTTCTTCTTCAAGCACTAGAAag GTGAAATTCGCTCCCAAAGGACCTCCCCGTCGAAAGAAGCAAAATCCTGCACAACCTAAaaa tGAAGCAGATGGAAATGAGGATAGGGATGATAATGAAGCTGCTGAAGCTGTTCTGCGCAAAGTCAAT GAGCGCTTGACTAGACAGAAACCtaaaacagagaaaaaag CTGCAGTTGAGGTTGCATTTGCTCATGGAGTAGCATCACCAACTTCCACAAAGACTTCTGGGAAGTCTAGGGAACTCACTGTCAATCAGGATAGTACTCTGAAAGACAATGAATCTTGTGATAACATGGACATTGATTCTTTACCTACTTTACCTTCAAGTACTGGACCAGATCTTGCTGAAATGTCAGTCAATAATTCAGATTCTTTACTTAAAAGGAAGAAAGAGTATAAAGAACCTTGG GATTACCATCATAGCAACTATCCTGTAACCCTTCCTCTGAGAAGACCATATGCTGGAGATCCAG AAATTTTAAATGAAGCTGAATTTGGAGAGGCTGCAAAAAATGCTGagtatgatgaaaataatataaatcctGCTTCAGAGCTTGGCTTACTG GAAAAGAAGGATGATGTGCAGCTTCTTTTTCTTCAGCTTCCTGCTAATTTACCGCTAAGCAAGTTGCAAGCTAGCACAGGAGGTAGAGATACTGCTGTCAGCTTGACATTGCCAGGGGACAAAAGTGACATAGCTGCAACATTGTCATCACCTATGCTTAAGGGAAAAGAAGTTGCTGGCAGTGCTCCCAGATTTCTTGCCAGTGCAAAAGGGAAAGAGATATCTGACAGCTCTACAATCTCCAGACGACATAATAATACTACAAACAAAGTGTGCAGTTTGCAAGAGTTGCCCGCGGGAAGCATGGGGAAAATGCTGGTTTACAAGAGTGGAGCAATTAAATTGAAGCTTGGAGACATTCTATACGAT GTTTCTCCTGGTGTAGAATGCTCTTTTTCTCAAGATGTTGTTGCAATCAACACTGCTGAGAAGCAGTGTTGTCAGCTGGGAGAACTCGGAAAACGGGCTGTTGTCACTCCTGATGTTGATTTCCTCCTGAACAATCTGATGTAG
- the LOC101254492 gene encoding uncharacterized protein isoform X2, whose product MDPDLPLSSSSTRKVKFAPKGPPRRKKQNPAQPKNEADGNEDRDDNEAAEAVLRKVNERLTRQKPKTEKKVEVAFAHGVASPTSTKTSGKSRELTVNQDSTLKDNESCDNMDIDSLPTLPSSTGPDLAEMSVNNSDSLLKRKKEYKEPWDYHHSNYPVTLPLRRPYAGDPEILNEAEFGEAAKNAEYDENNINPASELGLLEKKDDVQLLFLQLPANLPLSKLQASTGGRDTAVSLTLPGDKSDIAATLSSPMLKGKEVAGSAPRFLASAKGKEISDSSTISRRHNNTTNKVCSLQELPAGSMGKMLVYKSGAIKLKLGDILYDVSPGVECSFSQDVVAINTAEKQCCQLGELGKRAVVTPDVDFLLNNLM is encoded by the exons ATGGATCCAGATTTACCTCTTTCTTCTTCAAGCACTAGAAag GTGAAATTCGCTCCCAAAGGACCTCCCCGTCGAAAGAAGCAAAATCCTGCACAACCTAAaaa tGAAGCAGATGGAAATGAGGATAGGGATGATAATGAAGCTGCTGAAGCTGTTCTGCGCAAAGTCAAT GAGCGCTTGACTAGACAGAAACCtaaaacagagaaaaaag TTGAGGTTGCATTTGCTCATGGAGTAGCATCACCAACTTCCACAAAGACTTCTGGGAAGTCTAGGGAACTCACTGTCAATCAGGATAGTACTCTGAAAGACAATGAATCTTGTGATAACATGGACATTGATTCTTTACCTACTTTACCTTCAAGTACTGGACCAGATCTTGCTGAAATGTCAGTCAATAATTCAGATTCTTTACTTAAAAGGAAGAAAGAGTATAAAGAACCTTGG GATTACCATCATAGCAACTATCCTGTAACCCTTCCTCTGAGAAGACCATATGCTGGAGATCCAG AAATTTTAAATGAAGCTGAATTTGGAGAGGCTGCAAAAAATGCTGagtatgatgaaaataatataaatcctGCTTCAGAGCTTGGCTTACTG GAAAAGAAGGATGATGTGCAGCTTCTTTTTCTTCAGCTTCCTGCTAATTTACCGCTAAGCAAGTTGCAAGCTAGCACAGGAGGTAGAGATACTGCTGTCAGCTTGACATTGCCAGGGGACAAAAGTGACATAGCTGCAACATTGTCATCACCTATGCTTAAGGGAAAAGAAGTTGCTGGCAGTGCTCCCAGATTTCTTGCCAGTGCAAAAGGGAAAGAGATATCTGACAGCTCTACAATCTCCAGACGACATAATAATACTACAAACAAAGTGTGCAGTTTGCAAGAGTTGCCCGCGGGAAGCATGGGGAAAATGCTGGTTTACAAGAGTGGAGCAATTAAATTGAAGCTTGGAGACATTCTATACGAT GTTTCTCCTGGTGTAGAATGCTCTTTTTCTCAAGATGTTGTTGCAATCAACACTGCTGAGAAGCAGTGTTGTCAGCTGGGAGAACTCGGAAAACGGGCTGTTGTCACTCCTGATGTTGATTTCCTCCTGAACAATCTGATGTAG